In Chroicocephalus ridibundus chromosome 2, bChrRid1.1, whole genome shotgun sequence, the DNA window AAACTTAACgagcattttttttcaaaggtgccTAACTTCTTTGTCAGAGACGCACTTTTCCCATCACTTCCAACAAAGGCAGCCAAGACATGGCTGTTCCTCCTGGTAGCTACTCTGAATTCTTACTGCTCCAAATCCCAATAGTAGCTGCATAACTCAGTAAGAGACCGCCAGCAGTCAATCCTAACAGCCATGGCACAAAGCATATCACAGAGCTGTCATTATGGGAAGATTTTAACCCTACTGCAAGAGGGGGTTAAAGAAGATAATTACATAGACAAGCACGGGTATAGATCATTCTAACAGCATAcacaaattcataaaaaaaacaaagaaagcctCCTTAACATGAACTGATTATCACAGCATTTCTCCggaaacaacaaaataaagcttATTAACTTCTCATTCCAAGAGAATGAGAAGGGATCTCTAGGGATTAGAATATCATTACATCCCAATTATAGCGTGAGACCAATCAGTGCAAATTTACAATTCTGACTTGCTAATAGTGTGGCTAAACATGTATAATTACgcatattttcattttggtgTCTCAATGACCCTTTTAAATCTCCGCTCTGTGCCAGCAACATGCATTTGCCAGAGGCATCTTGGGCAGAACATTTGATACGAACACTCCACACAAGACACTGAagtgcctgggcacagctggcattgataaaaaaaaaaaaaagtattaagctTTCTATTCTGTCAAATATTTCACCTCAGTCAAGATCTTTCACCAGACTCCTTCACAGGGGAAAACCCATTACTTGGTTTATTTATATAATGATTCTCTTAGGCAGTACTAGCAGGAAACAGAGACAGGTCCTCCTACACTGATTAACTACATAAAAATTTCACACACACATCATACAggtcacagtttttaaaaatgagaatggaTGGAAGAGGGGAGAACAGATCTAGTTTATCCAAAAGAAAACTAGATTGTGTATTAAAACTTGAAGAGCTGCTTTCTGTTATTCACAAATAAGGCATACTAAGGTGCATTTCGTTGCTAAACAGAAGAAAGCGACCACGGTATCCCAAATCCTTATTAAACAAAATTGCAgcttatttcaattaaaaaaaaaaaaatcacgcacAAGACCCAATTTTAACACTGTTGCCACTATTAACCTTTTGTAAACTATTAGCCTTTTGTTCCTATGTTTCCTACTTActactctgaaaaaaacccataaatttaGAGTGTttattcaaagaagaaaaagtaaaaccaatACTGACAATCCCACAGTTCCTGATGCATCCTTCCTCATGACAGCTTTGAGTCATCTGACTGTGCtcagccagcaaggaaaaaaaaagtctggcacTTAGTGCAATGTTGAGGCAGGCACAGCAAGGGAGCGGGCACAAACTGCCAGGGAGAGTGGGAGCATACCCATGGGGAGCaagtggggaggcaggagggcgtCACACAGCCAGCCGGCAAACTCCGTAGCAACcacccatcaaaaaaaaaaaagtatggagaAGTGTTTCCTGGGATTCTGCAAACACTTCAGATTAGAGATACCACCCAAGCcgctctttaaattaaaaaaaatcttgaattgTTTAGATATCCTAAGGTGATGCTCATTCTCTTACCACAGAAAAATACGCGTGTTGTGTGCTGATCTTACTGGGTTTGGTCACGCCACTTCTGCACACACAGGTAAGAACACACAAAACACAGGTATAATTACTGCCTAAGAGTTGTCTACATTTTTAACAAATGGTAACCATGAACATTAATCATTGCTTACCAAATACAATAATTCCTAACTGCCATTAAATGGCTAATTACTATTGAAGTAACACAGTAAGAAATTTTACAAAGCAATTTGACTCTTTCAAAATGTGCCTAAGaatgaaaacagcacagaagtgACGTTACTTAAGTAACGGGTATATATACCCTACATTTGTGTAGGGTAGCACtaacaaatattaaatatttaacttagAGAGTCTCTCCACTATGTAGCAAAATAAATCTTCTGGgaggaaaattatgttttttcaCAGAAACTTTCTGTTGTCAGGTTCCAGTGACAATGCTTAGTTAGCCTTAGTTAACCTCCATTTATACCACAACCATTACTGACCTTTCACCTGACTTTGTTAACCACCGAGACAACAGAAGGAGCTGTAAAAACATACTACAGTTTATTCACAAACttagaagccaaaaaaaaaaaagactaagaaatAACAAGATTAACCTTCCTAAAACTTTTCACTGATCTTCTTGGTTCCCTTGcgcctgtccctgccttcccacAACTCGGCAGAAGGACATGCACATCGTGTGCATCCATTTATGGGATGTGCTCCAATGCACAGGAAACAAACAGAGGCATGGGCATATATACATACAAATGTACATATCAGTGTAAGCATATGCTCCTGCACATGCTGCGCTGATACACAGATGCACGCTAAAAtacatgtgtgcatatatacaaaCATGCTGTACCAAAGCATAGTCACATAACTATGTATGTtcaagtgtgtgtatatgtgtgtgtgtatatatatatatatatatatatatatagtgaaatgtcatggtttcagctagGATGAAGTTAACTTTCTTGCCAGCAGCTGGTGTGGGATTAGGAACGAGGATAGTGTTGGTAGTGCACTGATGTTTTtggtcaaggccttttctgttccccacaccaccccaccagcgagcagacTGGGGGTGAGCAAGAatctgggaggggacagagcctggacagctgaccccagctgaccaaagggatagtcCATACCACATCACCTCGTGCTcaagtatataaagctgggggaagaacaaGGAAGCGAGGACGTTTGTAGTgacagcatttgtcttcccaagtaaccattatgtgtgatggatcCCTGtcttcctggagatggctgagcacctgtctgccgatgggaagcagtgaacgggttccttgttttgctttgcttgcatgcacagctccCGCTCTATTTctaaaactgtctttatctcaacccacgagtttttcctcgcttttactcttccagttctctcccccatcccaactcggggtaggggggtggtggggggggaagcgagcaagtggctgcgtggttGTAGCTGccggctggtgttaaaccacaacacgCACACAGACGCTGCCTGTCACGCACACTCACAAGCTGTGCCACCCTCAAAGCAGCCCACGCAACCCCCGGGTCACTTCCGCGTGCGGGCCGGCCCACGGACACGCAGGAACTCACGCACGAATCTCCCCACCCGCGCGGGCCCGGGCCCCAGGCCCCGGCGGGGACGGAGGGCCTCGCCCGGCCGGGCCCGCCTCACGGCCCAGGCTAGGAGTGCCGCCCTGCCGCTCCCCTGTTCCTCCCGAGGAGGCGGCCGGGCCAAGCAGCGCAACTTCGGGCCCGGCGCCCCGGGGAAGGTACTCACCGTCCCGATGCAGTCGGTGAGGCTGGGCGGAGGCGCCTTCGGCTTCGCTTTGCCGAAGAAGCGGTTCATGGCGGCGGTGCCTCGGTCTCGGTGTCGGTCTCGGCAACAATCCCCGCCGACCCGGAAGCCCAACaacaggcccggccccgccccaccAGCCGCCCCCAAGGCGGGGCGGTGGCGAAGGCGGAAGCATTGGCACGGCGGCACGGCGCCGCACTTccgcccgcccctccgcggcGGCGAGCTCTGATTGGCCGCCTCGAGGCGCCACCCAGAAACGTTTTAAAGGGACCCCGGCGCCCTTCCGGTACGGGCGTGAGACGTGAAACGGAAGCATAtcatatttgttttattttatttattatgttaagaacacttttttttttttttcagaggagttaCTGAGGACCTAACATGTCCTTAGGCTTCACCCACTGATCAAACTGGTCTGACGTCAGGAACCCCAGCTTGATGGCGGCTTCTTTGAGCGTCGTCCCCTCCTTGTGCGCCGTTTTGGCAATCTTGGCTGCTTTGTCGTAGCCTGCAACCAACCAGAACGAACAGGCTAGCACCGACGGCGGGGATTCACCTGTCATCGCTTCTCCCagtctccctttttttttggctctcATCGGaattagaatcatggaatgtcttgggttggaagggacctttaaaggtcatctagtactATTTTTATAATACACAGGTATGGCCAACTGCAAGGAGGATGCATCTTTTTCTCCATTAATACTAAGTTGGcgacattaaaataaattattttttggcCAGAGCCATGACTTGGTCTCCTAAACATTGTGACAGTACAAACAACTTGTGCAAAATGATGTTTTAACGCCAAATATTTCAGTGTAAAGTTTTGAGAAGCTCTTGAGAGTCTTAAACTCACCTATATGGGGGTTAAGTGCTGTTACCAACATCAGGGATTCGCTCATCAGCTTGTTGATCCTGTCGGTGTTGGCTTGGATTCCGACCACGCAGTTGTCagtgaaagaaacacaaacatcCCCAAGGAGTCTTGCAGAGTTTAAAACGTTTttaatctaacaaaaaaaaaaaaaaagaaagaaataccaaCTATTACATTCAGATATTAACGGCTGCACAGGCCGGCACATTTGTTTATAACCAGTGCCACCCCCTCCTGCAATATCCACTTTTTCAATGGGCTGTTGTTTGTAGAAAGGGAGCACCGTGAGCAGTGCACCCTCCTCCTTTGGCAGGGTAAGCTCCGCCACTCCTATTTAAAGGAATTTGTGAGGAGCATCCAATAGCAGCAGAACTCTTGCATTAAGAAGACTTTGTTGTAAGAGTTCACAAATAACCGAGTAAAAAACTACACGAAGGCATGCGATTCATTGCCATTTCCCCCCTCAGGTACCAATCAAGAGAAGACATCTAAAAATATGAAGTACGATAATGTATGGCGTTGGTCCTCTACTTTGACAACCTATAACATGCCACTCTTTTTTTTGGAGAGGTGTCCATTTctataaaaaattatattttgctaGGTACATCTGCTGGCTGTTCCATAGCATATTTTGTCAAAATCGGGTGCTGTATAACTAGAAAAAGTTTGTTcggatggaggggaaaaaaccagtaCCCTGAACAGACACAGTAAGGAAGagacaaatactatttttattataagatttcttctttttttaataatttcttactAGCATAATAAAAAAGCAGTATCAATCAGTATAGGCTGTGTAGAAAAATAACATGACAGGCTGCTTCCCTTGTGCCTCTTTTTTCTAACAAGATGATAAAACCTctaaaacttactttttatttctattgaatATTAGGATCTTTTTCATAAACCACCTTCATTCTTTTAAAACTATCATCCCTACGCTAACATCTATACTATTCCTTCAACATCTTGCACACAGCATGTGTCTTGGTGTACCCTGATCCCACTGTGGAAGGCAGACAttattttaaatcatagaatagaatcatagaattgttgaggttggaagggacctttaagatcatcgagtccaacctttagcctaccctgacaagagccacttctaaaccatgtccctcagtgccccatctaccctttttttaaacacctccagagatggtgaatccaccacctccctgggcagcctattccaatgtttaataaccctttcagtggaaatACTGAAATCTAGAACTAATCATTTACAATTTTACATAACTGACTTGCCAAAAGCATTCAACAGTATTGAACTTCAGTATTCAACAGTAACAGAAATTAGTAATTGAtagctgctaaagaaaaaaatgctcattttgagCTAAAATACCGAATTATCTTTGGCTTTGGACAAAATTTTGTCTCTGtgttcctctctccctgctcccttaGACTGATGATAAGCATACATTTTTAAGATAAAAGCTTATCTGCATAAGATAGTTTCATGTAAAAAACATTGCCAGTTGCCTGTCAAAATAACAAGGACTTACCATACAAGAGAATAAAATTTGTTGTCACATTTTTATCAGCTTGTCTGGAGCTTGTATTGACCGAATACgcactgaggttttttttttcctgagttatcTGATTGCACAAACAATGCCTTTAGAAGTCCTAGATATTTAAATCTTTATGAACTTACCATCATGGGCTTAAATACGTTCAGTTCAAAGTGTCCATTGCTACCTCCTACAGTAACAGCAACGTGGTTTCCCATAACTTGGGCTGCCACCATGGTTACAGCTTCACACTGGGTGGGGTTCACTTTTCCTGGTTGTGGAATGAAGAGAACAAGgttaccaaagaaaaaaaaaattaaaataaaaaaaataagtacttcCCTTATTTACCAAATCACAATCAACAGAAGATGTTTTTGTAGGAGGTAACATGACTCACTCATCTAGATCTGTgcaccacagaaaagaaataatcttcataaattatattaaattcaCTGTACTATTCCAGTAATTCAGCTCAGATTTTTAAAGCAGCTATAGCTGCTTTAGCAATCTACCAAGACTTTGAGACCTGGATAACATGTGCACGAGCTAAGCAGCTGTTAATTACCACAGTTCTTAATAGTCATGAGATTATAATCTGTCTTTATTTGTGTAAGTAAGCATTTCTGGTAAATCACTACCAAATCTCAGTCAATTTAAGAAAAGTATTACTAATTTGTTAGAATTAATTTGTAATAAAATTAATACACACTGTTTATTTTATCAGgagaaacaaaaacccaaacaaattagaGTGGCCTCCTAACAAGAAAGTTTTGTGGTTGCTTTCATTTCTAGAAATAATCCTAGTAAGAACATTCAttatctgctttttttgaaaggcagatATGCTCATGACCCGTTTCTTTTACAATTTATCATACAAGAAGAATACGCTTAGATTAGTTTTGGATGTACAATACTGACACACGCATGTTTTTTTCAGGAGAGAGGCAAGGAATGATTACTAACattattccttcctttcttatCCTCTCATATACTGGGATCATTGCAGAAGAGAATATGTGAGTACATAACACTAATCATGCTAGGAAGTAAGAACAGAAGACAATTTACATCATGATATTGCTACACTTCATAGATTAGATCATTTAAAGCCTGTTTCAGAAACATCTTTAAACAAAAATTGTAGAGATCTTGCAATTCTAAAAGAAGGCTTTGAGAAGTATGCTTGTATTGATAAAATGATATTATATGTTTACAGATACTACTCTCCACCAAATACTTCCCAACAAACAGCTGTTCAAGCAAGTATTTTTGTCAACACAAATTTTTGTAAAATGCGGCAGAAGATAAAACCTGACAGAAGTGTTGAATAATGGACTTACTGACATTTGTTTGGTAAATATCTGTTAACAGTTAGTGgtccaaaacaaaagaaacaggcaATTTTTCGCTGTACCTGGCATGATGCTGCTTCCTGGTTCATTTTCAGGCAGGATGAGTTCTCCTAGTCCAGAGCGTGGTCCAGAACCCAGGAAACGAATATCATTAGCTATTTTCATCAGACTACACGCCACCGTGTTCATAGCTCCACTGAGTTCAACTAGAGCATCATGAGCCGCAAGAGCTTCAAACTTATTTGGAGCAGTGACAAAAGGCAAACCTACAGGGAGGgcaggaaataataaaacagtgAGGCACTTCCTTGCAGACAAGACAATCAAACACAAAATtagattaataaataataattttaaaaaaaaattaataacactATAAGGTCATCTCTCTTCTCTAGACCTTTCCTCACAACCGTGTTTCTTAgactaaattaaatacaaaagaCACAATAAGTCACTGAAACATAGGAGAATATGCAATTTTCCCATCTACCCATAACAAAGGTACAAATTTCAAGCTTTCATACTGTTGTTGCCTACTAAGCATTGCTTTGCACCACAGTACTTTGTGAATGTCAAGAATCTTACAAGTTAGCCCAACATGTATTTCTTCCATTAAATCAAGTCAGATTCTTTAGATTGTCAGTTGCCAGGATGCTCGCTCCCATTTATGAACATAGAAATTTTTGCAGCACAGTGTAGGCATTAGGATAAACAAAAAGTAATGACAATGGAATTagctacttaaagaaaaaaagatgcatcCAAGTATCAGCACTGGGAGGGAACAACAAACCAGACAGAACATGTGAAAGCTGATTCAAACTTAGGAGGATGCCTGAAACTGCTGCCAACAGCAAGAGCACAAAGAGAACACGAACAATGGAAGCAACGGCTCTGTTTATGTTAATTAAATGCCTGAGATTTAAGGCTAGGTCCcataatgaaaaacatttcttcagggcTTTGCCCTGGAAGAAAAGTCTCAGCAGAATTTTATTAGTGGTAATGGACATCCCTAAGGACTGACTGCGGGCTGGGCTTCTGCATCACAAAACTACTGGTCTGAGCTTACGTTACCAGTTCAAACAAGAGGAGGACAACCCCTGAAATTTCTAGTGTTCTGCAGTTCCTGCCAAACACCAAATCCCACCCAATTTGCATGGGCTTCTGAATTGCACAGCTGCCTTCTCAGCTGCACAGATCATTCCAAACTTTCCCTATTGGCCTTGCCAATAAACTTCCTCTGTAAGAACACATCAATGGTTTGCCCTGCTTGTTTTAAGCTCGCGCAACCCGCCCATACAGTACACCTAACAAGCGTTAAGATGGAAGAGCTACCAAACACCACCAACTGCTTCTGCAAGCACCAAAACATTTGGTGCTATTGGCCTGTACTATTTCTCAGCAGCTGTTGCTTATGACAAGTTACTTCTTCCCTCTCAGGGTACAAGAAAGTCTTGACCCTCTACAAGACAGTGAATAACAGatccattaaaacaaaaataccattGATGAGCAGTTTCAGATGTCACAGCAAATTTAAGTGACAGACGTACGCATTCATTTGGgggacattttaaaaactgatacTGTGACATGGAAGATCTGGTTTACAGATCAAAAAACTCGATGGCTCTGTAAATTAAGTTTTAAGATCCATAACAACAGCATCAAAAAAATTAGGTAAATTTTAtgctttcacatgaaaaaaatgtagTGGCTTCGGGAGggtttcttccccttcttttgtGCCAAGTCACTGTAGATTAAGAGAGCCAGAGGAGCAAGGATCAAGACACAAGCAGTATAGCTGGGCTAAGAATAGAAGCCTGAAACTGTATCCCTTTCCATAAAGCCTTGCTCAGAAAAACATGGTAATTTCAGTCACTTTCCATTTACTGAGTATAATTATAAAAATCCATTGCATGAAAAATCCTAAGTATAAGAATATAACATATAGCATTAACAGAAAGTTtcatgtaaaaatagaaatacaagtTGAGCTTATGAGAAGCATGGAAACTGAAAGATTTAGTTTGAATTTGACTGTACGTTACATATACTGCTTTACTGGTAACTCCAAAATAGCATTCCTCACCCGTCAATTCGGCCACTTTAGCAGCAACTTTCTCAGCAAAGCCAATTCTTGTGTTTAATCCTGTACCAACTGCAGTCCCGCCAGCTGCCAGCTGATACACTCTTGGCATGGTGGACTCAATCCTAGCCACGCCATATTTAATTTGTTGCACATAGCCACTAAATTCCTTTGAAAGAAAGGAGgacaaaataaaggaataaagacAGTAACCAAGAATAAGCATTTACAATTATTTAGATTTTTAACATGATTGGaccaattaatttctttaaaaacccaAGGCACTGAACTTTACCCAGATGCTAAATCTTCACATGTTCTCATTGAGGAGAAGTTTACATATGCTCCCACACTACAAACAATTACACATAAAACCAACCTAAATATATAAAAACGGATACACAATAcatctttttcttgccttttatctCGGTTGTGTACTTAGGATCTAAATCCAAGGTAAATCACCTCTCAGATTAAACTAATGTTCTCAAGGTACAATTAGAGAAATTGATCTTGGTCTTTGTCTACTTAATTTTAGTTAGTAAAAGCCCCACCTGTGCATTCTGGGAAAAAATCCATAAACATTACATGGATTTTTATCAATTCAGTTTAAGTTAATTCATTACTAAATTAATGTAATATAAGCCATTCTTGACAATATGGTAACAAAGACTTGCTAtctcatatatatacatatatgtgatCATATAGAATAGACTTTTGTTCAAAATACTTagtagttttccgtgctggcaaAAACGCATATACATGAGTTTACCCATTACAGACTAACTACCTTCTTCCTTCCAGTGTCAGTGTAACAGAAATATCACCTGTTATTTAGTAAGGgaacaccttttaaaaattatttttatcttcatacTGTTAGAAGTAaaacacacatggaaaaaaattaagaaaatttatgATGCAGTTATTAGAGTACCAGATCCAGTAATCtccaaaaaagatgaaaatattgtGACTGAGATTCAGCCAGTTTCCTATTATTTCTCTTAAACTACCAACTTAATTTAGGCGTCCTCAagtttgcctcagtttcctccaaTATATTTACAAGAATTTTCCAaacaaatgcattaatttttttttacctgtccAAGCGTAAGTGGAACAGCATCTTGTGTATGAGTGCGCCCTATTTTTATGATTTGGGAAAACTCTTTGGATTTCGCTTCAAGTGCATTCTGTAGCTTCTTTAGTCCAGGTAACAACACCTCGTTAACCTCCTGGGCAGCAGCAATATGCATCGCCGTTGGGAAAGTGTCATTTGAACTCTGGGAAGGAAGTTCAAGAAATTTATTTACAAGTTTTTCTCACCCTTGTTGCTGTAAGATGTACATGTATagctttattctctttattttataaacaagaagaaactaaactatgAGTAAGCAACTTCGGAATGTTCCACGAGTCAATCTGCAGGAATAATCAAATCTTCCAAATTCCAGTCCAGTACCTTATTGATAAAATCAACTTTTTATAACTATACCCACAGAAAGTTAACTTGAGTAGATTGTTCACAACAACACTGggacaaaaaaaagggaaagaattatTATAGTAGTTATGAGATAGGGAAACGAATGGATGGATGCTTTTAAAGGAATTGTAGGTgacttttaaacaaaactgtgtgTTGCTTTGAAAACGTTAAATCCATAGTTCCCAGAATATTGAGTAAGCATAAAAGAACAGGAAGGGATACAACCAAGTCAGTAGCTTAAACTTCAGTTAATCTGAAGGAAACATTAAGAGTGAAGTATAATAAAAAGGTCTACCATGATCCTTGGGGAAAAGTTACCCATGATGGGACTTTACCCATTTTATTATCCTTTCTACATGCTTTATGTGATGCATTACGGAGATAACAGTTGTAAGTATCCAACCTTTAGAAACCGGATCTATATTTAACTTCTTTAAGACTGTCTTGGTAGCAGTGGTTGTCACCAGGCCACCTCTGCCCACTACATTACATGTGAATTCATCTGTCATGAATGAGTTCAaaaattttaatctaaaaagCTCATACTGTCATTGACcaacattttaaagttaatttgaaTGGAAAAACCTGGAAAATTGTTGCCACAGCTGTacacaaaattcctttttttttttttttttaatcaaaacagtGGCTGTAAGAg includes these proteins:
- the FH gene encoding fumarate hydratase, mitochondrial isoform X1 gives rise to the protein MHRSLRACRRLGSSAGLFGRPPLPCAVARWGPPLRAAMSTQEAFRIEYDTFGELKVPSDKYYGAQTVRSTMNFKIGGVSERMPVQVIRAFGILKRAAAEVNQDYGLDPKIANAIVKAANEVAEGKLNDHFPLVVWQTGSGTQTNMNVNEVISNRAIEIMGGKLGSKKPVHPNDHVNKSQSSNDTFPTAMHIAAAQEVNEVLLPGLKKLQNALEAKSKEFSQIIKIGRTHTQDAVPLTLGQEFSGYVQQIKYGVARIESTMPRVYQLAAGGTAVGTGLNTRIGFAEKVAAKVAELTGLPFVTAPNKFEALAAHDALVELSGAMNTVACSLMKIANDIRFLGSGPRSGLGELILPENEPGSSIMPGKVNPTQCEAVTMVAAQVMGNHVAVTVGGSNGHFELNVFKPMMIKNVLNSARLLGDVCVSFTDNCVVGIQANTDRINKLMSESLMLVTALNPHIGYDKAAKIAKTAHKEGTTLKEAAIKLGFLTSDQFDQWVKPKDMLGPQ
- the FH gene encoding fumarate hydratase, mitochondrial isoform X2, which gives rise to MAGRGGESTQEAFRIEYDTFGELKVPSDKYYGAQTVRSTMNFKIGGVSERMPVQVIRAFGILKRAAAEVNQDYGLDPKIANAIVKAANEVAEGKLNDHFPLVVWQTGSGTQTNMNVNEVISNRAIEIMGGKLGSKKPVHPNDHVNKSQSSNDTFPTAMHIAAAQEVNEVLLPGLKKLQNALEAKSKEFSQIIKIGRTHTQDAVPLTLGQEFSGYVQQIKYGVARIESTMPRVYQLAAGGTAVGTGLNTRIGFAEKVAAKVAELTGLPFVTAPNKFEALAAHDALVELSGAMNTVACSLMKIANDIRFLGSGPRSGLGELILPENEPGSSIMPGKVNPTQCEAVTMVAAQVMGNHVAVTVGGSNGHFELNVFKPMMIKNVLNSARLLGDVCVSFTDNCVVGIQANTDRINKLMSESLMLVTALNPHIGYDKAAKIAKTAHKEGTTLKEAAIKLGFLTSDQFDQWVKPKDMLGPQ